In Streptomyces sp. NBC_00704, a genomic segment contains:
- a CDS encoding PP2C family protein-serine/threonine phosphatase, with protein sequence MAAGRQRRAEAETLTARMRHLWHRVRTGVRRSAVDYFRGDGSDWIALAFLLLTVPLIALTTLADSVWCSPAALVLPIVAGGLLLRPSSLLGLYAAAATALIVESVRLGPYTEGPSRVTPGVVLVVAACGFFGLLIAQFRSRVGVPWRRGGTMLFDLRERIRVQSKLPGLPTGWHREMALRPAGGQSFSGDFVVAARTNGGRTLEVVLTDVSGKGMDAGSRALLLSGAFGGLLGSLPPHAFLPAANGYLLRQDWDEGFATSIHLVLDLDSGDYELYSAGHPPGLQLSAGSGRWEEKAAEGPLLGVYDGAQFDPVKGSLRPGDVLMLFTDGLVETSDRDIVEGIDRLTGEADRYVAGGFQGAAWHLIEAVAKDVNDDRALLLICREGPTAMSAPLS encoded by the coding sequence ATGGCAGCAGGACGACAGCGGCGCGCGGAAGCCGAGACGTTGACGGCCCGGATGAGGCACTTGTGGCACCGGGTCCGCACCGGCGTGCGCCGGAGCGCCGTGGACTACTTCCGCGGCGACGGCTCGGACTGGATCGCGCTGGCCTTCCTGCTGCTCACCGTGCCGCTGATCGCCCTCACCACGCTCGCCGACTCGGTGTGGTGCTCCCCGGCCGCCCTCGTCCTGCCGATCGTCGCCGGCGGCCTGCTGCTGCGCCCGTCGAGCCTGCTCGGCCTGTACGCGGCGGCGGCCACCGCCCTCATCGTGGAGTCGGTGCGACTGGGCCCCTACACCGAGGGCCCCTCCCGGGTCACGCCCGGCGTGGTGCTCGTCGTCGCCGCATGCGGTTTCTTCGGCCTGCTCATCGCCCAGTTCCGCAGCCGCGTCGGCGTGCCCTGGCGGCGCGGCGGCACCATGCTCTTCGACCTGCGCGAACGCATCCGCGTGCAGAGCAAGCTGCCCGGTCTGCCCACGGGCTGGCACCGCGAGATGGCGCTCCGGCCCGCGGGCGGCCAGTCCTTCTCCGGGGACTTCGTCGTCGCGGCCCGTACCAACGGCGGCCGCACCCTGGAGGTCGTCCTCACCGACGTCTCCGGCAAGGGCATGGACGCCGGCTCGCGCGCGCTGCTGCTGTCGGGCGCCTTCGGCGGGCTGCTCGGCTCGCTGCCGCCGCACGCCTTCCTCCCGGCCGCCAACGGCTATCTGCTGCGGCAGGACTGGGACGAGGGCTTCGCCACCTCCATCCACCTCGTCCTCGACCTCGACTCCGGCGACTACGAGCTCTACTCGGCCGGCCACCCGCCGGGCCTCCAGCTCAGCGCGGGCAGCGGCCGCTGGGAGGAGAAGGCCGCCGAAGGCCCCCTCCTCGGGGTGTACGACGGCGCCCAGTTCGACCCCGTGAAGGGCTCGCTGCGCCCTGGCGACGTGCTGATGCTCTTCACCGACGGTCTGGTGGAGACGTCCGACCGGGACATCGTCGAGGGCATCGACCGCCTCACCGGCGAGGCCGACCGCTACGTGGCCGGCGGCTTCCAGGGAGCCGCCTGGCATCTGATCGAGGCCGTGGCCAAGGACGTCAACGACGACCGGGCCCTCCTGCTGATCTGCCGCGAAGGCCCGACGGCCATGTCGGCGCCCCTGTCCTGA
- a CDS encoding GNAT family N-acetyltransferase has translation MTSEAAGRIRKLRRDDWDEWYGALLRAFGGVAEAAEERELFRGLTPYERSLGVWDGDACVGTAGAYDFRMTVPGGAAVPTAGVTMVSVSATHRRRGMLTSMMRRQLDDVRAWGEPLAALTASEPAIYGRFGYAAAAFGLHAEIDTVRVGLSVPAGTDDVRVRYADPGAELAACERVYARTVPGRPGMLARRPGWERLGLLDPEGERGGASPLQCVLAERDGEVTGYARFRVLPRWTDSGHDGQVRVHDLAGVDALSRAALWRFLFGIDLTTSVRLRGRPVDEGWRHLVSDVRRCALQLKDSLYVRLVDVGAALEARTYQSPVDVVLDVEDAFCPWNTGRWRLSGDAKGAVCAPTADAPDLALSVRELGAAYLGGVGLASLAEAGRVRELRSGALAEAAVAFGSASAPWLPHNF, from the coding sequence ATGACGAGCGAGGCGGCAGGGCGGATACGGAAACTGCGACGGGACGACTGGGACGAGTGGTACGGCGCTCTCCTGCGGGCCTTCGGCGGGGTCGCGGAGGCGGCCGAGGAGCGGGAGCTGTTCCGGGGGCTCACCCCGTACGAACGGTCCCTGGGCGTGTGGGACGGCGACGCGTGCGTGGGGACGGCGGGGGCCTACGACTTCCGGATGACGGTGCCCGGCGGAGCGGCGGTGCCGACGGCGGGCGTGACGATGGTCTCGGTGAGCGCGACGCACCGGCGGCGCGGGATGCTGACGTCGATGATGCGCCGGCAGCTGGACGACGTGCGGGCGTGGGGCGAGCCGCTGGCGGCGCTCACCGCGTCCGAGCCGGCGATCTACGGCCGGTTCGGGTACGCCGCGGCGGCGTTCGGGCTGCACGCCGAGATCGACACGGTCCGGGTGGGGCTGTCCGTCCCGGCCGGCACGGACGACGTGCGGGTGCGGTACGCCGACCCCGGCGCCGAACTCGCCGCGTGCGAGCGGGTGTACGCGCGGACCGTGCCCGGCCGGCCGGGGATGCTGGCGCGGCGGCCGGGCTGGGAGCGGCTGGGGCTGCTCGACCCGGAGGGCGAGCGGGGCGGCGCGTCGCCGTTGCAGTGCGTGCTGGCCGAGCGCGACGGCGAGGTCACGGGGTACGCCCGCTTCCGGGTGCTGCCGCGGTGGACGGACAGCGGGCACGACGGGCAGGTGCGGGTGCATGATCTGGCCGGGGTGGACGCCCTGTCCCGGGCGGCGTTGTGGCGGTTCCTGTTCGGGATCGACCTCACCACGTCGGTGAGGCTGCGGGGCCGGCCCGTGGACGAGGGATGGCGGCATCTCGTCTCCGACGTCCGCAGGTGCGCACTGCAGTTGAAGGACTCGCTGTACGTGCGGCTGGTGGACGTCGGCGCGGCGCTGGAGGCGCGCACGTACCAGTCGCCGGTGGATGTGGTCCTGGACGTGGAGGACGCCTTCTGCCCCTGGAACACAGGGCGTTGGCGGCTGAGCGGCGACGCCAAGGGCGCGGTCTGCGCGCCCACCGCGGACGCGCCCGATCTCGCGCTCTCGGTACGGGAGTTGGGGGCGGCGTACCTCGGAGGGGTGGGCCTCGCCTCGCTGGCGGAGGCCGGCCGGGTGCGCGAACTGCGGTCGGGGGCGCTGGCGGAGGCGGCGGTGGCGTTCGGGTCCGCGTCGGCGCCCTGGCTCCCGCACAACTTCTAG
- a CDS encoding HD domain-containing protein, protein MLTLSAIEALARSAHAGQTDKAGRPYAEHLRAVAEGVRARGGDADQIAAAWLHDAVEDDALSEAWLEAADLSDRTKAVVLAVTKRAGETPQAYAARILATPGALLVKEADLAHNADPARLAVLDGPTRTRLTEKYARMRALLGLPDQLS, encoded by the coding sequence ATGCTCACGCTGTCCGCGATCGAGGCCCTGGCCCGCTCCGCCCACGCGGGACAGACCGACAAGGCCGGCCGGCCCTACGCCGAGCACCTCCGGGCGGTCGCCGAGGGCGTGCGCGCGCGGGGCGGCGACGCCGACCAGATCGCCGCGGCCTGGCTGCACGACGCCGTCGAGGACGACGCCCTGTCCGAGGCCTGGCTGGAGGCGGCCGACCTGAGCGACCGCACGAAGGCGGTCGTCCTCGCGGTCACCAAACGGGCGGGGGAGACGCCGCAGGCGTACGCGGCGCGCATCCTCGCCACACCGGGCGCGCTGCTGGTGAAGGAGGCGGACCTGGCGCACAACGCCGACCCGGCCCGCCTGGCCGTCCTGGACGGGCCCACCCGCACCCGGCTGACCGAGAAGTACGCGCGCATGCGCGCCCTGCTCGGCCTCCCGGATCAGCTTTCCTGA
- a CDS encoding Fpg/Nei family DNA glycosylase yields MPEGHTIHRLAQDYARFAGRPLQVTSPQGRFADAAALLTGGPLTRTEAHGKHLFLGFGGERWIHIHLGLFGKVAFGDASAPPPTDTVRLRLADPTSYVDLRGPTTCALLSDAEKQAVHARLGPDPLRADADPRRAYARVSRSRTTIAALLMDQKVVAGVGNVYRAEVLFRHGIDPYRAGRTVTPAEWDAIWTDLVALMREGVRHNRIDTVRPEHTPEAMGRPPRVDDHGGEVYVYRRTHQPCHLCGDTVRTAGLAARNLFWCPTCQKN; encoded by the coding sequence GTGCCAGAAGGGCACACCATCCACCGGCTGGCACAGGACTACGCCCGTTTCGCCGGCCGCCCCCTCCAGGTGACCAGCCCCCAGGGCAGGTTCGCCGACGCCGCCGCCCTCCTCACCGGCGGCCCGCTCACCCGCACCGAGGCGCACGGCAAGCACCTCTTCCTCGGCTTCGGCGGCGAGCGGTGGATCCACATCCACCTCGGCCTCTTCGGCAAGGTCGCCTTCGGCGACGCCTCCGCGCCCCCGCCCACCGACACGGTGCGCCTGCGCCTGGCCGACCCCACCTCCTACGTGGACCTCCGGGGCCCCACCACCTGCGCCCTCCTCTCGGACGCCGAGAAGCAGGCCGTGCACGCCCGGCTCGGCCCGGACCCGCTGCGCGCCGACGCCGACCCGCGACGCGCCTACGCCCGCGTCTCCCGCAGCCGTACGACGATCGCCGCACTCCTCATGGACCAGAAGGTCGTCGCCGGCGTCGGCAACGTCTACCGCGCCGAGGTCCTCTTCCGGCACGGCATCGACCCCTACCGGGCGGGCCGGACCGTCACCCCCGCCGAGTGGGACGCGATCTGGACCGACCTCGTCGCCCTCATGCGCGAGGGCGTCCGCCACAACCGCATCGACACGGTCCGCCCCGAGCACACCCCGGAGGCGATGGGCCGCCCGCCCCGCGTCGACGACCACGGCGGCGAGGTGTACGTCTACCGCCGCACGCACCAGCCCTGCCACCTCTGCGGCGACACCGTCCGCACCGCCGGCCTCGCCGCCCGCAACCTCTTCTGGTGCCCCACCTGCCAGAAGAACTGA